In Streptomyces canus, one DNA window encodes the following:
- a CDS encoding acyl-CoA dehydrogenase family protein yields the protein MDFAFSEEQEQLGRTVRAFLTHTSPETETRRLMETPEGFDRALWRRMGTELGLQGLAIPEEYGGAGCGPVEVGVVMEEMGRALLCAPFLSSAVLATTTLLRCADEEARKRLLPGLASGELVGTLALTEDSARWDAAGVGLTARESNGSWLLTGHKTFVLDGATADVVLTVARTHDGIGVFCVEGDAPGLTRAPLPTMDPTRRQARLDYQDVPATRLRTHGDGWDLVAEVLDRVAVALAAEQVGVASRALDMAVEYAKVRHQFGRPVGSFQAVKHLLADVLLEVESARAAAHYALLASENEDPELPAVASLAKAFCSDACVQATEENIQVHGGIGFTWEHPAHLYLKRAKTSQLLFGDPAYHRELLARRIGMETDKGAA from the coding sequence ATGGACTTCGCGTTCAGCGAGGAACAGGAGCAACTGGGGCGCACCGTACGGGCGTTCCTGACCCACACCTCGCCCGAGACCGAGACACGGCGCCTCATGGAGACGCCCGAGGGCTTCGACCGGGCGCTGTGGCGCCGGATGGGGACGGAGCTCGGGCTTCAGGGACTGGCGATCCCAGAGGAGTACGGCGGTGCCGGGTGCGGGCCGGTCGAAGTGGGCGTGGTGATGGAGGAGATGGGCCGTGCGCTGCTGTGTGCGCCGTTCCTGTCCTCGGCCGTGCTGGCGACGACCACGCTGCTGCGCTGCGCCGACGAGGAGGCCCGCAAGCGCCTGTTGCCGGGCCTGGCCTCCGGTGAGCTCGTCGGGACACTCGCCCTGACCGAGGACTCCGCCCGCTGGGACGCGGCGGGCGTCGGGCTCACCGCCCGTGAGAGCAATGGGAGTTGGCTGCTGACCGGGCACAAGACGTTCGTCCTGGACGGTGCCACCGCCGATGTCGTCCTCACCGTCGCCCGCACCCACGACGGCATCGGGGTGTTCTGCGTGGAGGGCGACGCGCCCGGACTGACCCGCGCACCGCTGCCCACCATGGACCCGACGCGCCGCCAGGCCCGCCTCGACTACCAGGACGTACCGGCGACCCGGCTGCGTACGCACGGCGACGGATGGGATCTGGTCGCGGAGGTGCTCGACCGGGTCGCGGTGGCGCTGGCCGCCGAGCAGGTCGGGGTGGCCTCCCGGGCGCTCGACATGGCGGTGGAGTACGCCAAGGTGCGCCACCAGTTCGGGCGGCCCGTCGGTTCCTTCCAGGCCGTCAAGCATCTGCTCGCGGACGTCCTCCTGGAGGTGGAGTCGGCGCGCGCCGCCGCCCACTACGCCCTGCTCGCGTCCGAGAACGAGGATCCGGAGCTGCCCGCCGTGGCGAGTCTGGCGAAGGCGTTCTGCTCCGACGCGTGTGTCCAGGCGACGGAGGAGAACATCCAGGTGCACGGCGGCATCGGCTTCACCTGGGAGCACCCGGCCCACCTCTATCTGAAGCGGGCCAAGACGTCACAGCTGCTGTTCGGCGATCCGGCGTACCACCGGGAGCTGCTCGCACGGAGAATCGGCATGGAAACGGACAAGGGAGCGGCATGA
- a CDS encoding MaoC family dehydratase, translating into MTPQQASTEVPLLVKGLTFEEMPVGQVFRTARRTITETDLVNFVTWGGFTEPLFWDASHAADGGYTGRLVPGGLTYCIAEGLVLQTNVLHGTGLAFLHMELDVLGPVYVGDTVYAVVETTGSRPSSKPGRGVVTSRITVRNQRHEHVLVYTPVRLIRGRDYEAPAS; encoded by the coding sequence ATGACACCGCAGCAGGCCAGCACCGAAGTCCCCCTTCTGGTCAAGGGGCTGACCTTTGAGGAGATGCCGGTCGGGCAGGTCTTCCGGACCGCCCGCCGCACCATCACGGAGACCGATCTGGTCAACTTCGTCACCTGGGGCGGCTTCACCGAGCCCCTCTTCTGGGACGCCTCGCACGCGGCGGACGGCGGTTACACGGGGCGACTGGTCCCGGGGGGACTGACGTACTGCATCGCCGAAGGCCTCGTCCTCCAGACGAACGTGCTGCACGGCACGGGCCTCGCCTTCCTGCACATGGAACTCGACGTGCTGGGTCCCGTGTACGTCGGCGACACCGTGTACGCCGTCGTGGAAACCACGGGGTCCCGGCCGTCCAGCAAGCCCGGCCGGGGCGTGGTGACCAGCCGGATCACGGTACGCAACCAGCGGCACGAGCATGTTCTCGTCTACACGCCGGTGCGGCTGATCCGCGGCAGGGACTACGAGGCTCCGGCATCCTGA
- a CDS encoding LLM class F420-dependent oxidoreductase produces MKVDGKLNVWSTTEVVEEARHHEKAGYDGLWASESKHDPFLPLVLAAEHTDRLEVGTAIAVAFARSPMQLAYTAHDLQTYAGGRFSLGLGSQIKPHIERRFDMPWSRPAARMREYVSALHAIWDAWNEGEKLNFRGDFYSHTLMSPFFSPPPAAGGAPKVFVAAVGQAMTKVAGEVADGLLAHGFTTERYLREVTLPTVEAGLAASGRTRADFAVSHLLLTATGRTEEEMTRAIDGTRAQIAFYGSTPAYRGVLELHGWGELGDELHALSTSRREDKWEAMSRLVDDEVLHTFAVVAEPERVAAEIRRRYGALVDRVSFYTAYEIDAAVWEPIVQELRTSE; encoded by the coding sequence ATGAAGGTCGACGGCAAGCTCAACGTGTGGAGCACCACCGAGGTCGTGGAGGAGGCCCGGCACCACGAGAAGGCCGGCTACGACGGCCTGTGGGCGTCGGAGTCCAAGCACGACCCCTTCCTGCCGCTGGTGCTGGCGGCCGAGCACACCGACCGCCTCGAGGTGGGGACGGCCATCGCGGTGGCCTTCGCCCGCTCCCCCATGCAGCTCGCGTACACCGCACACGACCTGCAGACCTACGCCGGCGGACGGTTCTCGCTCGGTCTCGGCAGCCAGATCAAGCCGCACATCGAGCGGCGCTTCGACATGCCGTGGAGCCGGCCCGCGGCTCGCATGCGGGAGTACGTGAGCGCGCTGCACGCGATCTGGGACGCCTGGAACGAGGGCGAGAAGCTCAACTTCCGCGGCGACTTCTACTCGCACACCCTGATGTCGCCCTTCTTCTCTCCCCCGCCCGCTGCCGGCGGCGCGCCCAAGGTGTTCGTGGCCGCGGTCGGCCAGGCCATGACCAAGGTGGCGGGCGAGGTCGCCGACGGGCTCCTCGCGCACGGCTTCACCACCGAGCGGTACCTGCGGGAGGTGACCCTGCCGACCGTGGAGGCGGGTCTGGCCGCGTCCGGCCGGACGCGGGCCGACTTCGCCGTCTCCCATCTGCTGCTGACCGCGACCGGCCGCACGGAGGAGGAGATGACCCGCGCGATCGACGGCACCCGTGCCCAGATCGCCTTCTACGGCAGCACGCCCGCCTATCGCGGGGTGCTGGAGCTGCACGGCTGGGGTGAACTCGGCGACGAGCTGCACGCGTTGTCGACGTCCCGGCGCGAGGACAAGTGGGAGGCGATGAGCCGCCTCGTCGACGACGAGGTACTGCACACCTTCGCGGTCGTGGCGGAACCGGAGCGGGTCGCGGCCGAGATCCGGCGCCGGTACGGGGCACTGGTCGACCGGGTGTCCTTCTACACGGCGTACGAGATCGACGCCGCGGTGTGGGAGCCCATCGTGCAGGAGCTGCGCACATCCGAGTGA
- a CDS encoding crotonase/enoyl-CoA hydratase family protein, with translation MPEQEYDTVRAEVAERILTVTLNRPEKLNAFNPRMMADLLDVLDAADADDEIRVIVVTGAGRGFCAGADVSSGGSSFDHRKAGAWHRDTGGRVALRIFSSTKPVIAAINGPAAGVGASMTLPMDIRLASTSAKFGFVFARRGIVPESAASWFLPRAVGMQRAMEWVATGRVFGPDEALAAGLVRSVHPPEELLPAAYALAREIADNTSAISVALSRQMMWRMLGEPHPMAAHRLDSRIMSQIGGGPDPVEGVQSFLAKRPPAFPGRVSKDMPSLYPWWQEEEFRPLEERAPASDSQG, from the coding sequence ATGCCGGAGCAGGAGTACGACACCGTGCGGGCCGAGGTGGCGGAGCGGATCCTCACCGTCACGCTGAACCGGCCCGAGAAACTCAACGCCTTCAACCCCCGGATGATGGCCGATCTGCTCGACGTCCTGGACGCGGCCGACGCCGACGACGAGATCCGCGTGATCGTGGTGACCGGCGCAGGGCGCGGCTTCTGTGCGGGCGCCGACGTCAGCTCGGGCGGCTCCTCCTTCGACCACCGCAAGGCGGGCGCCTGGCACCGGGACACCGGCGGCCGGGTCGCCCTGCGGATCTTCTCCAGCACCAAACCGGTCATCGCGGCGATCAACGGCCCGGCCGCGGGCGTCGGAGCCAGCATGACCCTGCCCATGGACATCCGGCTGGCGTCGACCTCGGCGAAGTTCGGCTTCGTCTTCGCCCGGCGCGGCATCGTGCCGGAATCGGCGGCGAGCTGGTTCCTGCCCCGGGCCGTCGGCATGCAGCGGGCCATGGAATGGGTCGCCACGGGCCGCGTCTTCGGCCCGGACGAGGCACTCGCGGCCGGGCTGGTCCGCTCCGTGCACCCGCCGGAGGAGCTGCTGCCGGCGGCGTACGCACTCGCCCGGGAGATCGCCGACAACACCTCCGCGATCTCCGTCGCCCTCTCCCGCCAGATGATGTGGCGGATGCTGGGCGAGCCGCACCCGATGGCCGCCCACCGGCTCGACTCCCGGATCATGAGCCAGATCGGCGGCGGCCCGGACCCCGTGGAGGGCGTCCAGTCGTTCCTCGCCAAACGGCCGCCCGCGTTCCCGGGCCGGGTCAGCAAGGACATGCCATCCCTCTATCCCTGGTGGCAGGAAGAGGAGTTCCGTCCCCTGGAGGAGCGGGCACCGGCATCGGACAGCCAGGGATGA
- a CDS encoding family 1 glycosylhydrolase: MSDGFLHESLRCVDWGVATADTIAAPLPPRPERGGHFRQWTEDLRQLTGVVADTHRMVAGWPQLQPDGAGSWDRDALDRCDRALDALLAHGTRPALTLLDRSLPPWLDAAGGWLARDTAEHFAAYAAELGRRFGDRVERWITSTDLAGPTLADHVAGMYPPNRGAGRAGLPAVHHILLANGLATQALRSGGARGRIGTTVTLVGGYPATDDPYDRLALERLESWTNRLFLDPLLLGEHMVTEDGDSPVEDTGCVRPGDLENITTEQDLLGLSWHTPFRVTAPENLPRVLPTRTCQSALNEVNRLLVGLGFAIVPFDDVETTAYGWPIIPEGLADAVAGLYELYGDALPPLSVIDNGMGDLDLVDATGHSDDDRRRALLRARLSWLAGLTAAGVEVCGYEYWSVLDNLEAKFRYTRLYAMAVPDHEAPPRPAIPSDWLHHGAFAGAAVPEAGRATGLSLVPAVPRTQDGATS; this comes from the coding sequence ATGAGCGATGGTTTCCTGCACGAATCCCTTCGCTGTGTCGACTGGGGGGTCGCCACCGCGGACACCATCGCGGCGCCACTGCCGCCCCGGCCGGAACGCGGCGGGCACTTCCGGCAGTGGACCGAAGACCTCCGGCAGCTGACCGGCGTCGTCGCGGACACCCACCGCATGGTCGCCGGATGGCCGCAGCTCCAGCCCGACGGCGCAGGCAGCTGGGACCGGGACGCCCTGGACCGCTGTGATCGCGCGCTCGACGCACTGCTCGCGCACGGCACCCGGCCCGCTCTCACCCTGCTCGACCGCTCGCTGCCGCCGTGGCTGGACGCGGCCGGCGGCTGGCTCGCCCGTGACACCGCCGAGCACTTCGCCGCCTACGCCGCCGAGCTGGGCCGCCGTTTCGGCGACCGGGTGGAACGCTGGATCACCTCCACCGACCTCGCCGGCCCCACACTCGCCGACCACGTGGCCGGAATGTATCCCCCGAACCGGGGCGCGGGCCGGGCAGGACTGCCCGCGGTCCACCACATCCTGCTCGCGAACGGGCTCGCCACCCAGGCCCTGAGGTCCGGCGGCGCGCGAGGCCGGATCGGCACCACGGTCACCCTCGTGGGCGGCTACCCGGCCACCGACGACCCCTACGACCGTCTCGCCCTGGAACGCCTGGAGAGCTGGACCAACCGTCTCTTCCTCGACCCCCTGCTGCTCGGCGAGCACATGGTGACCGAGGACGGCGACTCACCGGTCGAGGACACCGGCTGCGTACGCCCTGGCGACCTGGAGAACATCACCACCGAGCAGGACCTGCTGGGCCTGTCCTGGCACACGCCGTTCCGCGTCACCGCGCCGGAGAACCTGCCCCGGGTGCTGCCGACGAGAACCTGTCAGAGCGCCCTCAACGAGGTGAACCGCCTGCTCGTGGGGCTGGGCTTCGCGATCGTCCCGTTCGACGACGTGGAGACCACCGCCTACGGCTGGCCGATCATCCCCGAAGGACTCGCCGACGCCGTCGCCGGCCTCTACGAGCTGTACGGTGACGCGCTGCCGCCGCTGTCCGTCATCGACAACGGCATGGGCGACCTGGACCTCGTCGACGCCACCGGACACAGCGACGACGACCGGCGCCGGGCCCTGCTGCGCGCCCGCCTCTCCTGGCTGGCCGGACTCACCGCGGCAGGTGTGGAGGTGTGCGGCTACGAGTACTGGTCGGTCCTGGACAACCTGGAGGCCAAGTTCCGCTACACCCGCCTGTACGCGATGGCGGTCCCGGACCACGAGGCCCCGCCGCGTCCCGCGATCCCCTCCGACTGGTTGCACCACGGCGCCTTCGCCGGCGCCGCCGTACCCGAAGCGGGGCGGGCCACCGGTCTGAGTCTCGTGCCGGCCGTGCCCCGGACTCAGGACGGCGCAACCTCGTAG
- a CDS encoding acyl-CoA dehydrogenase family protein, with the protein MDLTFSEEQDELRKVVRSFLAKHSDEAAVRRLAADPQGHDPVVWRRMAGELGLQGLAVPEEYGGSGFGYVDLGIVFEEAGRALLGGPYFATVALAAEALLRCADEQARHELLPGIASGETVATLALTEDVGRWDEQGIGLTAVRDETGAWQLTGVKTYVPDGHLADLLLVAARTPSGISLLAVETARTPGLTRTPLPTLDQTRKQARIEFRDTPARLLGPEGTAWPALARTLATAAVLLSAEQVGGAAAALDAAVEYAKIREQYGRPIGSFQGIKHKCADMLMDIESARSAAYGGLWALDAGDETEIAIAAALAQAFCSEAFTKVAADNIQVHGGIGFTWEHPAHLYLKRAKSSEVLLGTPSYHRELLAARLGI; encoded by the coding sequence ATGGATCTCACCTTCAGCGAGGAACAGGACGAACTGCGCAAGGTCGTCCGCTCGTTCCTCGCCAAGCACTCCGACGAGGCGGCCGTGCGCCGCCTGGCCGCCGACCCCCAGGGTCACGACCCGGTCGTCTGGCGGCGGATGGCCGGCGAACTCGGCCTCCAGGGGCTCGCCGTACCGGAGGAGTACGGCGGCTCGGGCTTCGGCTACGTCGATCTCGGCATCGTCTTCGAGGAGGCGGGTCGCGCGCTGCTCGGCGGGCCGTACTTCGCCACCGTCGCTCTGGCCGCCGAGGCGCTGTTGCGCTGCGCCGACGAGCAGGCGCGGCACGAACTCCTGCCGGGTATCGCATCCGGCGAGACGGTGGCCACGCTGGCGCTCACCGAGGACGTCGGCCGCTGGGACGAGCAGGGCATCGGGCTCACCGCAGTCCGTGACGAGACAGGCGCCTGGCAGCTGACCGGCGTGAAGACCTACGTCCCCGACGGGCACCTCGCCGACCTGCTCCTGGTCGCCGCCCGCACCCCCTCGGGCATCAGCCTCCTGGCCGTCGAGACCGCCCGAACGCCCGGCCTCACCCGCACCCCCCTCCCCACCCTCGACCAGACCCGCAAACAGGCCCGGATCGAGTTCAGGGACACCCCCGCCCGCCTCCTCGGCCCCGAGGGCACGGCCTGGCCGGCCCTGGCGCGCACCCTCGCCACCGCCGCCGTACTCCTTTCCGCAGAACAGGTCGGGGGAGCCGCGGCCGCCCTGGACGCCGCCGTGGAGTACGCCAAGATCCGCGAGCAGTACGGCCGGCCCATCGGCTCGTTCCAGGGGATCAAGCACAAGTGCGCCGACATGCTCATGGACATCGAGTCCGCCCGCTCGGCCGCGTACGGGGGGCTGTGGGCGCTGGACGCGGGCGACGAGACGGAGATCGCGATCGCCGCCGCCCTCGCGCAGGCCTTCTGCTCGGAGGCGTTCACCAAGGTCGCCGCGGACAACATCCAGGTCCACGGCGGCATCGGCTTCACCTGGGAGCACCCCGCGCACCTGTACCTCAAGCGGGCCAAGAGCTCCGAGGTACTGCTCGGCACACCGTCGTACCACCGGGAACTGCTCGCCGCCCGGCTCGGCATCTGA
- a CDS encoding enoyl-CoA hydratase/isomerase family protein produces MIDPYAPFTSLTFERPTPGVLRIVLDAPNLNAVDPRMHGELADIWSVVDRDDETRAVLVQGAGRAFSAGGTFDSIDAMTEDYAVRARVMREARDMVYGVLNCSKPVVSAIHGPAVGAGLVIGMLADISIVARTAKIVDGHTRLGVAAGDHAAICWPLLCGMAKAKYYLLTCETLTGEEAERIGLVSKCVDDADVHTEALRVATALAAGPASAISWTKRSLNHWYRTAQPIFEASLGLEFFGFGGHEVVEGLAAHREKRPADFEGVSGKHPLDL; encoded by the coding sequence GTGATCGATCCCTACGCCCCGTTCACGAGCCTGACCTTCGAGCGGCCCACGCCCGGCGTGCTGCGGATCGTGCTCGACGCCCCGAACCTCAACGCCGTGGATCCACGGATGCACGGTGAGCTCGCCGACATCTGGTCCGTCGTCGACCGGGACGACGAGACCCGGGCGGTGCTCGTCCAGGGGGCGGGCCGGGCGTTCTCGGCGGGCGGGACCTTCGACTCCATCGACGCCATGACCGAGGACTACGCGGTGCGTGCCCGGGTGATGCGGGAGGCGCGGGACATGGTCTACGGGGTGCTCAACTGCTCCAAGCCGGTGGTCTCCGCGATCCACGGACCGGCGGTCGGCGCGGGGCTCGTCATCGGCATGCTCGCGGACATCTCGATCGTGGCCCGCACGGCGAAGATCGTCGACGGGCACACGCGGCTCGGGGTCGCGGCCGGTGACCATGCCGCCATCTGCTGGCCGCTGCTGTGCGGCATGGCCAAGGCCAAGTACTACCTGCTCACCTGCGAGACGCTGACCGGTGAGGAGGCCGAGCGGATCGGGCTGGTGTCGAAGTGCGTGGACGACGCGGACGTGCACACCGAGGCCCTCCGGGTGGCGACGGCCCTGGCCGCCGGGCCGGCCAGCGCGATCAGCTGGACCAAGCGGTCCCTCAACCACTGGTACCGCACCGCCCAGCCGATCTTCGAGGCCTCGCTGGGGCTGGAGTTCTTCGGGTTCGGCGGGCACGAGGTCGTCGAGGGGCTCGCCGCGCACCGCGAGAAGCGGCCCGCGGACTTCGAGGGCGTCAGCGGCAAGCACCCGCTCGACCTGTGA
- a CDS encoding acyl-CoA dehydrogenase family protein, with translation MELDFGPAVRDFRDEVRDWLADHLVGEFAEHRGVGGPTDGAAWEVRLAWDRELSAGGWLGVGWPEEYGGRGLGLLEEIVFEYEYARVNAPYRATVNALDLLGPMLLKMGSEAQKKRFLPPILAVEELWGQGFSEPGAGSDLASVRTRAERDGDEWVVSGQKVWTSFGIHADWVYVLTRTDPQSARHKGLSMLLVPTDQPGVEIRPIRNLAGQDEFAEIFLSDARTGADMVVGEVGQGWRTAMATLGIERGTTLLPQQLTFEREAEALIDLARERGALDDPMLRRRIVDAWISVRIMRTTNLRTIAELTAGRTAGAQATTAKLYASTRHQQLGRLATELAGPAGQIVGEDYALDRRQRSFLLALAETIYGGSSEIQRNIIGEQVLGLPKEPRP, from the coding sequence ATGGAGCTGGACTTCGGGCCCGCGGTACGCGACTTCCGCGACGAGGTGCGGGACTGGCTGGCGGACCACCTCGTGGGGGAGTTCGCCGAGCACCGGGGCGTGGGCGGCCCCACCGACGGCGCGGCCTGGGAGGTCCGCCTCGCCTGGGACCGTGAGCTGTCCGCCGGTGGCTGGCTGGGCGTCGGCTGGCCCGAGGAGTACGGCGGACGCGGGCTCGGGCTGCTGGAGGAGATCGTCTTCGAGTACGAGTACGCCCGTGTGAACGCCCCGTACCGGGCCACCGTCAACGCCCTCGACCTGCTGGGCCCGATGCTCCTCAAGATGGGCAGCGAGGCACAGAAGAAGCGTTTCCTGCCGCCGATCCTCGCCGTCGAGGAGCTGTGGGGCCAGGGCTTCAGCGAACCCGGCGCCGGCTCCGACCTGGCATCCGTGCGCACCCGGGCGGAACGGGACGGCGACGAGTGGGTGGTCAGCGGACAGAAGGTCTGGACGTCCTTCGGCATCCACGCCGACTGGGTCTACGTCCTCACCCGCACCGACCCGCAGTCCGCGCGGCACAAGGGCCTGAGCATGCTGCTGGTGCCCACGGACCAGCCCGGCGTGGAGATCCGCCCCATCCGCAACCTCGCCGGCCAGGACGAGTTCGCCGAGATCTTCCTCTCCGACGCCCGCACAGGAGCCGACATGGTCGTCGGCGAGGTCGGCCAGGGCTGGCGCACCGCGATGGCCACGCTCGGCATCGAGCGCGGCACCACCCTCCTGCCCCAGCAGCTCACCTTCGAGCGGGAGGCCGAGGCACTGATCGACCTGGCCCGCGAGCGGGGCGCGCTCGACGATCCGATGCTGCGCCGCCGCATCGTCGACGCCTGGATCTCCGTACGCATCATGCGCACCACCAACCTGCGGACCATCGCGGAACTGACCGCCGGCCGCACCGCGGGAGCACAGGCCACCACCGCCAAGCTGTACGCGTCGACCAGGCACCAGCAACTCGGCCGGCTGGCCACGGAGCTGGCGGGCCCCGCCGGACAGATCGTGGGCGAGGACTACGCCCTGGACCGTCGGCAGAGGTCGTTCCTGCTGGCCCTCGCGGAGACGATCTACGGCGGGTCGAGCGAGATCCAGCGCAACATCATCGGGGAGCAGGTCCTCGGTCTGCCGAAGGAGCCGCGCCCGTGA
- a CDS encoding FadR/GntR family transcriptional regulator: MTSTTGRQGGGGGRVNGVKVRVPKMAELVAAQLRRKIVRGELAEGEALPAESALMAEFAVSRPTLREAFRVLESESLISVRRGARGGARVQTPEGTVAARYAGVVLEYRGTTLKDVYDARTVIEAPCAGLLAEGRTDGDLERLRAAVAEAETLMDNPSAFIRAHMEFHALVVELAGNETLSVLNGMVRHIIDQANWSHVDLDAGSPENVRANRRGFRAHGALVELVAARQTEAAEELWRLHLQEAEDYLLQNRSMTTVLDLLG, encoded by the coding sequence GTGACGAGTACGACGGGGCGGCAGGGCGGTGGCGGTGGCCGGGTGAACGGCGTCAAGGTCCGTGTGCCCAAGATGGCGGAACTGGTGGCGGCCCAGCTGCGCCGCAAGATCGTGCGCGGGGAACTGGCCGAGGGCGAGGCGCTGCCGGCCGAGTCGGCGCTGATGGCGGAGTTCGCCGTGTCCCGGCCGACGCTGCGTGAGGCGTTCCGGGTACTGGAGTCGGAGTCGCTGATCAGCGTGCGCCGGGGCGCCCGGGGCGGGGCACGGGTACAGACTCCGGAAGGCACGGTCGCGGCCCGGTACGCCGGCGTGGTCCTCGAATACCGCGGCACGACCCTCAAGGACGTCTACGACGCCCGTACGGTCATCGAGGCACCGTGCGCCGGACTGCTGGCCGAGGGACGCACGGACGGGGACCTGGAGCGGCTGCGGGCCGCCGTCGCCGAGGCCGAGACTCTGATGGACAACCCCTCCGCCTTCATCCGTGCCCACATGGAGTTCCACGCCCTGGTCGTCGAACTGGCGGGCAACGAGACGCTGAGCGTCCTCAACGGCATGGTCCGGCACATCATCGACCAGGCGAACTGGTCCCACGTCGACCTGGACGCAGGCAGCCCCGAGAACGTACGGGCCAACCGCCGAGGCTTCCGCGCCCACGGCGCGCTCGTCGAACTCGTCGCCGCGCGCCAGACCGAGGCCGCCGAGGAGTTGTGGCGCCTCCACCTCCAGGAGGCCGAGGACTATCTGCTGCAGAACAGGTCCATGACCACCGTCCTGGACCTGCTCGGCTGA
- a CDS encoding enoyl-CoA hydratase/isomerase family protein — protein MTDLLVTAVGPVRLIELNRPDQLNAMSEELHAGLASLWDSLADDPEARVVVLTGRGRAFSAGGDFDIMTRVQRDRAFRERNVDEARRIITGMVRCPLPVIAAVNGPAVGLGCSLALLSDLVLMADDAYMADPHVQVGLVAGDGGALVLPLLVGLTRAKELLFLGDRVSAEEAVRLGIANRAVPKDKLLDEAMDLAGRLAALPTQALRETKRAVNLHLEQAVATVLEPALLAEQETMHSPDHIAIVEKIIASRARRRTAGEG, from the coding sequence ATGACGGACCTCTTGGTGACGGCCGTCGGGCCGGTCCGGCTGATCGAGCTGAACCGGCCGGACCAGCTCAACGCGATGAGCGAGGAGCTGCACGCGGGTCTCGCGTCCCTGTGGGACTCGCTCGCCGACGACCCCGAGGCCCGGGTGGTCGTGCTCACCGGGCGCGGCCGGGCGTTCAGCGCCGGGGGCGACTTCGACATCATGACCCGGGTCCAGCGCGACCGCGCCTTCCGCGAACGCAACGTCGACGAGGCGCGGCGGATCATCACCGGCATGGTGCGCTGCCCGCTGCCGGTGATCGCGGCCGTCAACGGGCCCGCGGTGGGGCTCGGATGCAGCCTGGCGTTGCTGAGTGACCTGGTCCTGATGGCCGACGACGCCTATATGGCCGACCCGCACGTCCAGGTCGGGCTCGTCGCGGGTGACGGCGGTGCACTCGTCCTCCCCCTGCTCGTCGGACTGACCCGCGCGAAGGAACTGCTGTTCCTGGGCGACCGGGTGAGCGCCGAGGAGGCGGTCCGGCTGGGCATCGCCAACCGCGCCGTGCCCAAGGACAAGCTCCTGGACGAGGCCATGGACCTCGCCGGACGGCTGGCCGCCCTGCCCACGCAGGCGCTGCGCGAGACCAAGCGCGCGGTGAACCTGCATCTGGAGCAGGCAGTCGCCACCGTGCTCGAACCCGCCCTGCTCGCCGAGCAGGAGACCATGCACTCGCCGGACCACATCGCCATCGTGGAGAAGATCATCGCGTCCCGCGCCCGTCGCCGGACCGCCGGGGAGGGCTGA
- a CDS encoding GTP-binding protein codes for MAFADSDPAGRAYDGSAPAAVKILVAGGFGVGKTTLVGAVSEVAPLRTEEYLTVASVGVDDVEGVERKATTTVAMDFGRIMVNPQLVVYLFGTPGQERFWFMWNDLVHGALGAVVIADTRRLESSFASIDFFESRGIPFVIGVNCFHGHQERSEREIREALDLDPEVPLVMGDMRQRAVGRDLLLALAEHLIAANSVT; via the coding sequence ATGGCCTTCGCAGACTCTGACCCCGCGGGCCGGGCCTACGACGGCTCGGCACCCGCGGCGGTCAAGATCCTTGTGGCGGGTGGCTTCGGCGTGGGCAAGACGACCCTGGTCGGGGCGGTGAGCGAGGTGGCGCCGCTGCGCACCGAGGAGTACCTGACCGTCGCGAGCGTGGGCGTCGACGATGTAGAGGGCGTCGAGCGGAAGGCCACCACCACGGTGGCCATGGACTTCGGCCGCATCATGGTCAACCCCCAGCTGGTGGTCTACCTCTTCGGGACGCCCGGCCAGGAGCGCTTCTGGTTCATGTGGAACGACCTCGTGCACGGCGCGCTCGGTGCGGTGGTCATCGCCGACACCCGGCGGCTGGAGTCCAGCTTCGCGTCCATCGACTTCTTCGAGAGCCGCGGCATTCCCTTCGTGATCGGCGTCAACTGCTTCCACGGCCACCAGGAACGCAGCGAGCGGGAGATCCGCGAAGCGCTCGACCTCGACCCGGAAGTCCCCTTGGTGATGGGGGACATGCGACAGCGGGCGGTCGGCCGCGATCTGCTGCTCGCACTGGCCGAACACCTCATTGCCGCGAACTCGGTAACCTAG